In Halomicrobium zhouii, the sequence CACGACGCCGACGCAGTCGTCGACTTTGGCCGGGCCAACGACATGCGGGTCAGGGCGCACACGCTCGTCTGGCACAACCAGACACCCGAGTGGTTCCAGGAGTGGGACTACACGGACGACCAGCTCGAGGCGTTCCTGCGGGACCACGTCCACACCGTCGCGGGCCGGTACCGGGACAAAGTCGACACCTGGGACGTGGTCAACGAGGCCGTCGCCGACGACGGGTCGATGCGCGAGACGGTGTGGTACGACGCGATGGGCGAGGAGTACCTGGACAAAGCGTTCCAGTGGGCCAGCGAAGTCACCGACGCCGACCTGTTCTACAACGACTACGGCGCCGACGGGATCAACGAGAAGTCCGACGCCATCTACGATCTCCTGGAGCGGTTGTTGGACCGGGGCGTCCCCATCGACGGCGTCGGCCTCCAGATGCACGCCCTCCACGAGAAACCCGACCCCGAATCCGTGGCCGAGAACATCCGCCGCTTTCAGGACCTGGGGCTGGACGTCGAGATAACGGAGATGGACGTCGCGTACCTCCCCGAGGACGACCCCGGCGACGAGGCCGCGCGCCACGAGTTACAGGCCGAGTTCTACCGCGACGTCGTCGAGGCCTGCCTGGAGACCGGCTGTGACACCGTCGTCGTCTGGGGCGTCCGCGACTCGGACTCGTGGATCCCGACGTGGTTCGACGAACTCACGGACGACCCGCTGCTGTTCGACGCCGGCAACGACCCGAAACCCGCCTACGACGCGGTCAAAGAGGCGCTCGCGAGCGACTGAAGCGCGCTCGTCGACTGCGACTGGCGCGCGTCTCGACTACAGGTCGACCCGACGGCCCTCGTCGCTGGATTCGTAGACGGCCTCCGCCACGCGCAGGTCGAGGAGGCCGTGCTCGCCGTCCGGGCCGATGTCGCGCTCGCCCAGGACGGCCGTCGCGAAGAAGTCGAACTCCTCGACCATCTCCGGGGGTTCGGCCACGTCGACCGTCGTCTCGCCGTGGTCGCGCGCGATGGTGATCTGTCGGTCGGCGTCGACGTCGAACACCGGGTCGACGGTGATGCGCCCTTCGGTCCCGACGATGGTCATGTGGTTCGCGCCGCTCGCGCCGTAACTGGCGCTACACTGCGCCGTGACGTCGTCGGGGAACGCCAGCGTGAAGGCGACGTGCTCGTCGACGCCGTCGAACGCGGGCGGGTTCTCGATGGCCGTCGCGTGAACCGCCACCGGGTCGGCGTCGAGGACGAACCGCGCGGTGTTCAGCGGGTAGACGCCGACGTCCATCAGCGCGCCGCCACCGGCCAGGTCCGGGTCGAGTCGCCACTGGTCCGGGTCGCCGCCGCCGGCGAGCATGTTGAAGGAGAACTCGCCGGTGAACTGGACGGGGTCACCGATCACGCCCGCCCGGACCTGCTCGCGGACCCACCGGACGGACCGCGTCGTCTGCATCCGGTAGGCCGTCATCAGCTGGACGCCGGCCTCCTCGCAGACCTCGACGACGCGTTCGGCGCGCTCGCCAGTCGCCTCCAGGGGTTTCTCGCAGAGGACGTCCTTGCCGAGACTCGCTGCCGTCTCCACGTGCGGGAGGTGGAGTGCGTTCGGCGTGACGACGTAGACGGCGTCGTACGCCTCGGCGTGCTCCCCGTCGGCGTACTCCTCGTAGGTGAGCGCGGCGTCGAGTCCGCGTTCCTCGGCCACCGACGAGGCCTTTTCGGCGGATCCGCTGACGACTGCCGTCGCTTCACAGTACTCGGAGTCTTCGATGGCCGGGAGGGCGACGTCTCGGCCGAACCAGCCGAGCCCGACGACGGCGAACCGGACAGGTCCGCCGTCGACGGCTCGCTCCCAGTCTCGTTCGGCGAATCGCGTCGGGATTTCCAGATTCATGCACGGTCCTTTACCGTCCTCCCTCAAATAGGGCGCTGATACGGCGGCTAGCCTCGCGCTCGGCCCGGAGACGAACTGTCGTGGAACGACAGTGAAGCGATCCGGGACTCGCAGACCTTACTGATCTTTCCTGACGATCGCTGTTCTCCGTTCCAGAATCTAATTCTCTATGCCTGGGAAAACCGTGGTATTCCACCGCATGATATGTTCAGTAAAGCGGAACGACGCCGTGGGACTGACGATATGGACAGCGCCCGGCGACGCTGGAACGGTGAGTCAGGCCCTCAGACGCCGATCGCTGGTCGGCGACCGGATCGCGCTCACAATAACGCCCTTAGGCCCGTTATCCCGATGGCCCTGACTGTCGGCTCATCTTTCAGATGGATAGATCGTGATACTCAATCTGTGATATCTGGAAGCTATTCACAATTACCGGGTTATACGCCCTCGTGGCGGAATTTCTCCGCGGTCTCCGGCGCCGAATCTCGGTAGAGAAATTTGGAGTGAGTGCTGGCCGTCGTTCTGCAAAACAGAACGCGAGTCTAGTAGGATGTTGTGCTGTTCTACCTGTTCTCGAATCCGTTCTCGTTGGTGGAATATCGAAGGAGAGACGACGCCCCTTCGTGGCCACCGACTGGCGGTGCGCGTCGACCGGGCCGTCCGCGACGGCGACCACAGCTATTTACGCTCCCGGTCGCCATCGACTGGACGTGACAATCGAGTCTTTCGACGCGGACGGCGTGCTGGACGGTGACGACCTCACGATCGCGTACGTCGGGGGCGGAAGCCGGCAGTGGGCCCCCAACCTGATACGGGACCTGGCGCTCTCCGAGTTCGACGGACACGTTCGGCTGTACGACACGAACGAAGAGAGCGCCCAGCTCAACGCGGAGTTCGGGAACTGGGTCCAGCAAGACGACGACGCCACCGCCGACTGGAGCTACGAGGCAGTCGGCTCGCTTGAGACGGCACTTGCCGGCGCCGACGTCGTGATCCTCTCGACCCAGTACGACCCCACGGAGACGTTCGTCCACGACCTGTCCATTCCCAGGGAGTACGGCATCTACGGGGCCGTGTCGGCGACGATCGGTCCGGGCGGCATCTTCCGGGCGATGCGGACCATTCCGGTGTATCGACGGTTCGCGGCCGCGGTCCGCGAGCACTGCCCCGACGCCTGGGTGTTCAACTACACCAACCCGGTTCACTTCGTCACGCGCGCGTTGTACGACGAGTACCCCGACATCAACGCGCTCGGGCTCTGCCACGAGGTGCTCGGGACGCGCTGGCACCTCGCCATGCTCGCCCGGGAGGAACTCGGGATGGACGCCGAGCGCGCCGACGTCGACGTGAACGTCAAGGGGATCAACCACTTCACGTGGATCGACGAGGCTCGCTGCAAGGGCGTCGACCTCTGGCCGCTGCTCGAAGAACTGAAAGACGGCGAGCGCGGGAACCAGCGGTTCACCTGGGAGGACCTGGCCGACGAGAGTGTGTTCACCGACAACTGGCAGGTCACCTGGGAGCTGTTCCGCCGGTTCGGCGTCCTGCCCGCCGCCGGCGACCGCCACATCGTCGAGTACGCCACGTCGTTCATCCAGGGCGGCCAGGAGACGCTCAACCGCTGGGGCGTCAAGCGCACCGGTGCCGACTACCGGGCGAAACACTGGACGCCGGCCGAGTCCGACCAGACCACGGACGTCGAGGCCTGGCTGGAGGGCGAGAAGGAGTTCGAACTCGAGCCCTCCGGCGAGGAGTTCCTCGACATCCTGGGGGGGCTCACCGGCGACGGCCCGTACGTCACGAACGTCAACCTGCCCAACACCGGCCAGATCTCGGATATCGAGCAGGGTCCGGTCGTCGAGACGAACGCCGTCGTCCGCGCGGGCCAGGTCAAGCCAGTCGCCGCTGGCGGCTTCCCGCGACCGGTCCGGAGTCTGATCCAGGGCCACGTCGACACCATCGAGACGATCATCGAGGCCGCACGGGACGGGGACGTCGACAGGGCGTTCGAGGGCTTCTCGATCGACTCCCAGGTCCAGACGCTGACGCCAGACGAGTCGCGTGACCTGTTCGGCGAACTCGTCGCCGCCGAGGTCGACTACCTGGCGGACTGGCACCTCGAGGAGTCGGACGTGCTCGCCGGGGCCGAGACGTACCCCGGGGCCTGACTCGCGGGTGGGCCGACCTGACTCGCGGGTGGGCCGACCTGACTCGCGGGTGGGCTGACCTGACTCGCGGGAAGGCAGGACCTGATTCGCGGGAAGGCAGGACCTGAAATCTCAATCCGATCGGCCGCGAGACGGCCGCCGACATCCCCCTTCGATAATCGCCAACACGACCCTCGATCGTGCAATTTTCTCCGCATCCATGCTGCAATTATCCAGTACATATTTGGCGTGCTAATAGAAAGAACGGGTGAACCACAGATGACAAACGAACGCGCGGACATCGGCAGCGACCGACGGACGTTCATCGGTTCGCTCGCGGCGCTGGGCGCACTCGGCGCCCTGCCGGGAGCGGCAAGGGTGGGCGCTGCACAGGAAGACGACTCGATCGACGACTACTATCAGACGCTTCGACAGATCCTCACTCAGTTCCGGGGCCTCCCCGAGGGTGAGTTCGTCTACGAACCGGACGAGCAGGCGACCATCGAGACCTTCGACAACGTCGGCCCAGGGGGGAGCAGTTCGTCGTCGTTCACCGTGGACGACGTGAACGTTCCCTTCACGCAGGCCGAACGCGTCGAGATCAACGAGGACCCGGAGAACAACTGGACGTACTCCTACCAGGGGATCATCCCCGACGGCCAGTTCGAGGCCGGCGACGTACTTCTGGGCGTAGCTCACGTCCGGAGTGGGAGCAGCGACGCTCAGATACAGGCCGGGTTCAAGTACCGCTACGAGAACTCCAGCGGCGAGACGGCCTACGGGGACGAGAACTTCGTCGCCGAAGGGGCGATGGTCGAGCCGACCGGGTCCTGGGAACGGTACTACTTCCCCATCGAGGTCGGCGAGAAACCCGACGGGTCGAACCACGAGCCGTACATGGAGTTCTGGACCGGTTTCGCACAACAGAATCTCGACTTCGGTGGGCTCGCGCTCATCGACTACAGTGCCACGGACGTCGCCGTCGGCGACCTTCCCGTCGGCCGGCACTCGCACCCCATCTTCGACTACGACGGCCGGTCCGAGGGTGCCACGTGGCGCGAAGACGCGTACGCGCGTATCGAGGAACTCCGGAAGGCGTCGCTGGACGTCTCCGTCGTCGACGCCGACGGCAACCCGCTCCCCGGGGCGAGCGTCGACGTCGCGATGCAGGAACACGAGTTCGACTTCGGCAGCGCCGTCTCCGTCGAGCACATCACCGGTGACGCCGACGACGACGATGTGTACCGCGCTCGGTTCCTGGAGAACTTCAACAAGGCCGTCGTCGAGAACGGGATGAAGTGGCCGGCCTGGAGCGGTGACTGGGACATCGACAAGGAGGCCACCAGACAGACCGTCCAGTGGCTCAACGACCAGGAGATTCCGACGCGCGGGCACTACCTGGTGTGGGAGGAGTACGGCGGCGCCAACGGTGGCGGGATGGCCGTCAGCGAGGACCGTTCGGACGGCGAACTGCAGGAGGAGATCCTCGACAAGATCGAGAGCCACACCGCCGAGTTCGAGGGGCAGGTCACCGACTGGGACATGCACAACCACCCCATGTGGCAGAGCAACATCCGTGACCGCCTCGGCTGGGACGCGGCTCTCGAGTGGTGGTCGACCGCCGCAGAGGCGACGGACGCCGGCCTCTACACCAACGAGATGGGCAACGTCGCGGGTGACTTCCTCCGCGACGAGCACTACGAGTTCGTCCAGCGCCTGGTCGACGAGGGCGCACCCGTCGACGGCGTCGGCTTCATGGGCCACGTCCAGTTCTCCAACGGCAACGTGACCCCGCCCAAGGAGATGCTCTCGACGTTCGACCAGTTCGGGGAGCTGGATCTGCCGATCCTCATCACGGAGTTCGACATCCAGATCGACAGTCGCGACAACCAGCGACAGGTCGACTGGCAGGCGGATTACCTCAGGGACTTCTTGATCGCCTGCTTCAGCCACGATGCCGTCGAGGGCCTCGTGAACTGGGGCTTCTGGGCCGGTGACCACTGGCGACCGACCGGCGCCCTCTTCGACTCGAACTGGGGGCTTCGACCGCACGGGGAGCAGTTCATGAACCTGGTCTTCGACGAGTGGTGGACCGAGGACAGCGGCGAGACGAACGACGAGGGGACGTACTCCTCGTGGGCCTTCAGGGGCGAGTACGAGGTCACCGCGAGCTACGAGGGCGAGGACGCCTCGACGACGGCGACGCTCTCGGACGGCGGGACCACTGTCGAACTGACGCTCGACGCCGCGCAGTCGACGGCAACGGACGAGGGCGAGTCGGACGAGGGGACGGAGACGGAGTCGACGTCGGCTGTCGGTCCCGGTCTGGGCGTCGGCTCGGCGGTGGCGGGCGCCGGTGCGCTCGCGGGCTACAAGCTGACTCGCGACGACGACGACGACGCGTAGTCGATCGCAGACCGGATCCCGTTTTTTTGACGCTGCGACGGACCACCGAAGCTATCGCGTGGACCATCCGGAGTCGGGTGGACGGGCTCGGTATCTTTTTACGCTCCCCCGGGTGACCAACTGACATGAATCAGGAGGCCCGCAGCGGGAACGAGTCGCGCGAGCGGCTGGTGGCGGAACTGTGCGACCGGCAGCACTACTTCGTGGTCCTCTTCGCGTTCGCGGTGGTGTTCCTGCTGATACAGGTGCCCTACCTGTTCGTCGCCGACAGCGATTCGGCGCTGTACGTGGTAGTCACGATGAACGTGGCCGGGAGCGCGGCGTTCGCCCTCGGCAGTGGCGTCGTCCTCCGGACCTGTGCCCGGCGGGACTAGAAGGAGTTGAGTTCGGCGTCGAGGTCGGATTCGGGTTCGGTGTCGGCGTCGGACTCGGTCGACGAATCGGTCTGGATCCGCGCGACGAACTGGTTGAGCCAGAGCGCGCCGTACGCGAGGACGCCGAGGAGGACGACCGTCGCGCCCCAGACGCCGAACATCCCCGCGAAGACGCCGTGGGCGAGCACGTTCAGCGGGCCGTCGGCCCCGAACAGGAAGCCGGGGCGACCCGAGAGGACTGTGGCGCCGAATGCCATCATGGCGATGCCGACGAGCACGGCCACGATGGACGTGTTGTTCGCCAGGAAGTAGTACGCGGCGAGCAGGTATCGTTTCGCGCCCGTGGCCTCCGCGTTCGCCCGTTCGAGTGATCGCTTCATCGGTGAGTGCTGCCACGGGAGATTATTTCAAAGTTTGGGTCGTCGGTACCAGTACCGCCGTCAAAGATCGTGAAAGAATCGGATACCTTTATATAATATTGGCTGAACGTAGGTAGCATGCGGGATACTGACAATAACCGCGAGAAGTTGTCGCGACGACGGTACGCGCAACTGGTAGCTGGATCGAGTGCGGCAGCACTGGCCGGCTGCCCGGAGTCGGGGTCCGAGGGAACCGAGACCGAACCCTCGACGAGCGAGTCCGACACCGACGAGTCGACGACCAGTGACGGGGACTCGACGCCGGATCCGAGCAACCGGATGACCGACACCGTTCGGGTGTTCACCCTGAACACGCCGGACACGTTCGACTGGAACCCTCACACGCCCCAGGACAACTCCACTGGCGACCTCTTCATGTCCGAACTGCACGGCATGTCGAACTCCCACGATACGTCCAAGCGGCTCCACGGCGACGACGCGACGTTCGACGCGCCGTGGGTCCAGGGGCAAGACGAGATCAGCCTCGTCACCTGGATCAAAGACTGGGACGTCGAACCGCCCTACGACCTGTGGAACACCCACGACGACCGCTCCACGTTCTGGAACGGCGAGCCCAACGACGCCGACACCCGGTACAAGTACGACAAGGTGCGCTACTTCGTCGAGGGCAACAAGTTCCAGGAGGGCCAGATCCACCGTGCCGAGGCCGAGAGCCAGTGGCGCTACCACTTCTGGCACGCGAGAGCGGAGGTCGAGGGCGCAGACGACGACCCGGCGAACGAACCGCTGCTGGCCGACGAGGCGGCGGCGACCGACGGCGACGTGCCGCTCCCGCAGGAGTGGAGCGACCCGTGGCTGCGAGAGTTCGACGCCGCCGGGACCCAGGAGCGGTACAACGAGGTCATCAGCAACGTCCGCGGCGACCGCGTCTCGCTGGAACGGCTCGCCGAGAACGGCTGGGGGACGGGTCCGTACGAACTCCGCTCGACCGACGACATCGGCTCGGACCGGGCCATCCTCCGGATCCGCGACGAGGACGCGGAGTCGCCCCATCCCCACCGCGAGCACATCAACATCCCGAAGCTCCAGCTCCAGTTCGGTAACGAGGACCGTGAGCAGACGCTGGCGAACAACGGCGCCATCGACGTCCACGCGGGCTCGATCACGCCCAACAACACGTGGAACCCGGAGAGCCTCCCGGACCACGTCGACAACATCACCACCTACCTGCGCCCGAACGGCGGGGACTCGTGGTGGTTCAACTGGAACAACCCGCACCTCGGGCGCCTGTGGGTCCGACGGGCGCTCGTCACGGCCATCGACTGGAACACCGTGGGCGCGAACGGCTGGGGCGACCAGCGCTCCGTCCCGCTCGAACACGACACCGGGATGCTCGACGCTCACTCCGAGTCGACGTTCTCGGAGGAGTTCCTGAACAGCCTCCACTCCTGGCCGAAGGGGCCCGACGTCGAGACCGCCAACGAGTACATGAAGCGGGCGGGCTACACGAAGAACGGCAACATCTGGGTCGACCCCGACGGGAACGACTTCCAGCTCGACGTCCTCATCACCTCGAACATCGAGGACTGGATCGGCGCCGGCCAGACCATCCGCCAGGAGCTCAGGAACTTCGGCGTCGACGCGACGTTCACCCAGCAGGACTGGGGGACGTGGTCGAACAACCTGGACACGTTCAACAACGAGGGGCCGAACTTCGACACCTCGATCCACTGGTACAACCAGCCGACCCGCTTCGGCTACTACAAGTCCCAGGCCGCGTGGTGGGACAACGCGTCGCTGCTGGGCGGTGACCCCAACGGCACGGGCTCGGACCGCCGCGCCGTCGACCCGGGCGACGAGTTCACCATCAAGGGCGAAGTCGTGCAGGCCCACCTGCCGACCGACGCGGGCTCCATCGAGGCCCCCGACCAGGCCGGTCAGCAGCCGGACCTCGAGGGCGTCACCGACTACGAGGAGGTGGATATGGCCCAGGTGGTCGAGGACATCCGCAGGCCCACCGACTCCGAGGAGGAACTCCAGAATCTCTTCCGGACCTGCGCCCGTTACTACAACTACTACCTGCCGAAGTTCGCGTTCCACCAGTACACCTACGGCGAGTGGGCGAACGTCCGCGACTTCGACTGGCCCGGTGAGGACGACGACGCCCTGGACTGGGAGCGCAGCTTCAACATCACGGACACCGTGACCCTGGGCGGCATCGCCCAGGCCAGCTACGACGAGGAGATGGACCGCTGAGGTCGGTCCTTCCTTCAGCGGCTCGGCGTTACCTCGGATAGAACGGAACGAACAGGCTGTCACTACCACTGCGATACGCACCGTCGGTCCGGGTGCGACCCGGACTGCCGTACTTTTTAGCCGTCTCCCGGCCGGACGAGCCCGTGCTTTATCGCGTGGATAGCCGACTGGTTCTCCGGGCCCGCGGTCCGGTAGGCGTCCTCGTCACCGACCCACTCGAAGTCGCGCGTGTTCCCCCACGTCCCGCTGACGCTCGTCGCGACGTGGATATCTGGCAGGGCGTGGTTCCACCATCGGGCGAACGTGCCCACTGCGTCGGCCGTCGTCTCGCGGTCGGACTGGCCGCCGAGCCGGTGCCAGAGGTCGACGAGGTTCACCGTCCGCTCGCCGTCGCCGTCCGCCGCCGGAATCGTGACTTCGACCGGTTTGCCGTGGGCCGACGTCTCGGTCGCCGGGTCGGTGACGCCGTAGCCGAGTGCGGTCGCCCCCGTCGCGGTGACGTCGTAGAGCGTGTGGGGGCTCCCGTCGCTGGGCCACAGCAACACGTCGAAGTTGTGCGTGTCGACGTCGGTGACCAGCCGCGGAGCCGGGATCTGCGAGAAGTCGACGTCGAACCCGAACTCGGTCAGCGCCTGGTCGACGAGTTCGCCGCTGGCCTTCCACTCGGGCCACATGGGCGTGCGGAGGCGGAACCAGACCGACTCGCCGTCGGGGTCGTACCAGTCGCCGTCCTCGCGCGTGTACCCCGCCGAGCGCATGTACTCCGCCGCGCGCTCGGTTTCGGCCTCGACTGGATACTCGCGGAGGTCGGCCAGCACGTCCTCGTCGAGCCAGCGCCGTTCCGCTGGCGTCGCCATCCCCGTCTGTCGCGTCGTCGCCTCGCCGAACCCGCCCACGTCGACGACGTCGTCGAGCGGGAGGGCCGCGAGCAACGCGCGCCGGACCGCCAGCCGACCGAGGTGGGCGTTCCGCCAGTCGAGGGCGAGTTTCGTCCCGCCGGTCGTCGGGTACCGGGCGATCTGGTCGACGTTGTCCGCGGGCGACCCCTTCAGCCCCGTCAGCAGGCCGCTGCCGCCGTCGAGCGTTCCCTGCTGGACGAACTTGTCGAGGGACACCGACTGGACGACGGGGAACCACAGCGTCGGAATCGAGACGTCGTCGGCCCGGGGGTGGTCCTCGAAGCGTTCGAGCATCAGCCGGTTCATCGACGCCTCCACGAGCTCGTAGGGCCCACAGCCGACCCCCTTCTCCGCCGCGTCCTCGAGCGAGACGCGCCACTCGTGGAGCTCCGAGACGACGTCCTCGCGGGCCGCCGCCGTCGACGCACCGTCCAGACGGTCGGCCCACTGTTCGAACAGCCAGGCCGGCGTGTTGACGGCGCCGCCGACGACGTGGGACAGGACCAGGGGTTCGGCGAGTGCGCGGTCGAACCCGTAGACGAGGGTGTGCTCGTCGCGCAGCGTCACCGCCGGCCGGTCCTCGTCGCTCACGGCCGACTGGATCCGCTCGTACACCCACTGGTCCCGCGCCGTCACGGGCTCGCCGTTCCACCAGGAGAACTCGTCGCTGTAGGTGACCGTCGCGGTCGCCCCGTCGATGGCGACGTCCTCGACGACGTCGCCCAGTCGACGCTCCCCGCCGGGTCGCTGGACGGACTGGACCTCGAACAGCATCGTGTAGAAGTGCCAGGGGTACGAGCCCGACAGCCACGGGTTGAGCTGGACGCTCTCGGTGGCGTAGGGGAAGGCGTGGCCGAACACGTCCGAGGCGTGTCTGATGTCGTCCGGGTCGGCCGAGCAACCCGCGAGGCCGCCCAGGGCGAGCGCGCCGGCGCTCGCCAGGACCTGCCGTCGCGTCGTCGCCCCCGAACCGGATCCGTCGCGTCCGCGGCCGTCTCTCATTGGCGGCTTCGTTGTGTAGCGGGGTGTATAAACGCTCCGTCGGACTGCCGGAGGGCTGCTCGACGGAGCGCGGCACCGCGAGAAGTGGTGGGGCCGCGGTCTACTCGCAGGGAAGCGATCCGACGTCGTCCTCGCTCGTGTCGCCGACGGCGACGGCGCCGCACATCAGGAAGTGCGTGTCCTGGGCGTCGTGGTAGGAGTAGACGCCGGAACTCTGGAACGTGTGGGCGCCGGTCTCGCCGGCCTCGATGGCCAGGTCCAGTTCCCACTCGTTCGAGCCGTCGACTTCGGTGTTGGCGCGGACGGTCCGCCGCTCGCCGGTCTCGTTGATCCACCTGACGGCCTCGCCCTCTGCGACGTGGACGCGCAGCGGGTCGAAGGCCTCGTCCTCGGTCAGCGTCACCTCCGCGGTGACTTCGCCCTGTGGTTCGCTGGAGCCGCCGCCGCCGCAGCCGGCCATCGCGATCGCCGATGCTGTCACTGTCGTCGTCGTGAGGAATTGTCGTCGTTTCATAACTCTCTGTCGCCGGGTATATGCGAATAGCTCACACCGTTGGGGAAAATACTTTTCCCCCGGACAGGCCCCGCCGAGGTCGACCAGCGCGGGTCGCCCGGTGATCGACTGCCAACTGGATGAAAACAATCCGAACAAACATATAACCGGGTGTCAACACATCGGTGTATGGACTACGTGTCACGCGACACGGCGCGAGTCGTTGCTATCGGGGTGGTGAGCATCGTAGCCATCGCGATGGGTGCGGCGACCATCCAGACCACCGTCGAGTTCGGGACCGGCACCGCGTCGGGCGGCTTCGAAATCGGCGAATCGGGTGGCCAGGCCGGTGGCCTGAACGACTCGACGTCGGAGACCAACACCAGCATCGACATGGAGGAGGGCGAGAGCTCGGACGGGTTCATCGCCCAGACCTCGACCTGCGTGGAACCGCTCTCGAAGTGGTACGGCGGACTCGGCTACTTCGGCTTCTTCGCCCTCGTCCTGTACGGGATCAAGCGTCGCTACTCGCTCGGAGCGTCTTTCCTCGGAATGTACGCGATCGCGCCGGTGGCGCTGACGGCGTACTTCCTCACGACCGACTGTACGGCGGCCCTCGACGGCCAGAACGGCCAGTCGGGCGTCGTAGAGGGGATCGGCGACGCGGCCGGACAGGGCGTCGTCTCGACGGACGTCTCGCCGATGGTCGTCGGTGGCGTGTTCGCCCTCGCGCTGGTCGCGACGGCCGTGGTGCTCTACCGCGCATCGAGCGACCAGACGGTCGCGATGGTCGAGGAGGACGACGAGGAGGAACTCGGCAAGCCGGACGTCGGCGACCTGGCGGCCGCCGCGGCCGCCGCGGCCGACCGACTGGAGGAGCGCAACGCCGACGTGGACAACGAGGTCTACGCCGCGTGGCGCGACATGACCGCGCTGCTCCGGGTGTCGAAACCCGAGAGCTCCACGCCCGGAGAGTTCGCCGAGGCGGCTATCGAAGCGGGCCTCGACGAGGACGACGTCGGCCAGCTCACGCAGCTGTTCGAGGAGGTCCGCTACGGCAAGCGCGACCCCGAGTCCCGCGAGGAGCGGGCCATCGAGGTCTTCCGCTCCATCGAGACGGCCTACGGGACGGGCGACGACGCTGGCGCAGACGAGGGAGGTGAACGATGAACGTCGACGAGATACTGAAGCGGCTGATCGTCGGAATCGGCCTGCTGTTCGTCGTCGTCGGCGTCGCGCTGATCGCCGTCCCGGACCCGTTCCCGTTCGGGGCAGAGGTCATCTTCGCCGCCGGCGTCGCCGCGCTCCTGGCCGCGGCGCTGACGGTCCGCGGCCGACTCCAGGGCGAGATAACCGAGACGGTGATGCCCGACCCCGAGCGACCGGCGGACAACCAGCGCCCCGGCGACGAGGTCGACCGGATGCTCTACGAGATGACCGAACTCCGCCAGGGCGTCGCGGAGAACAGCGAACACCTCGAAGAGCGCATGGATCGCCTCGGGGTCGCCATCGTCCAGGACCGCGAGGACTGCTCGGTCGCGGAGGCCAGGACGGTCCTCGAGTCCGGCGACTGGACCGACGACCCCGACGCCGCCGCGTTCTTCCAGGGCGAGCGGACCGAGGCCGACGAGGCCGGATTCACGGGGCTCGTCCAGGGCGGCGACGACGGCGGCTTCGAGACCGAGTTCCGCGCGGCCGTCGAGGCGCTGCTCGACTACGGCGAGATCGAGGTCGACCCCATCGAGACCGAGGAACCGCCGAGCCGGTTCGAGCGGATCTTCGGCCGGTCCGGTGACGACGA encodes:
- a CDS encoding DUF4129 domain-containing protein, whose protein sequence is MDYVSRDTARVVAIGVVSIVAIAMGAATIQTTVEFGTGTASGGFEIGESGGQAGGLNDSTSETNTSIDMEEGESSDGFIAQTSTCVEPLSKWYGGLGYFGFFALVLYGIKRRYSLGASFLGMYAIAPVALTAYFLTTDCTAALDGQNGQSGVVEGIGDAAGQGVVSTDVSPMVVGGVFALALVATAVVLYRASSDQTVAMVEEDDEEELGKPDVGDLAAAAAAAADRLEERNADVDNEVYAAWRDMTALLRVSKPESSTPGEFAEAAIEAGLDEDDVGQLTQLFEEVRYGKRDPESREERAIEVFRSIETAYGTGDDAGADEGGER
- a CDS encoding periplasmic substrate-binding domain-containing protein, producing MRDTDNNREKLSRRRYAQLVAGSSAAALAGCPESGSEGTETEPSTSESDTDESTTSDGDSTPDPSNRMTDTVRVFTLNTPDTFDWNPHTPQDNSTGDLFMSELHGMSNSHDTSKRLHGDDATFDAPWVQGQDEISLVTWIKDWDVEPPYDLWNTHDDRSTFWNGEPNDADTRYKYDKVRYFVEGNKFQEGQIHRAEAESQWRYHFWHARAEVEGADDDPANEPLLADEAAATDGDVPLPQEWSDPWLREFDAAGTQERYNEVISNVRGDRVSLERLAENGWGTGPYELRSTDDIGSDRAILRIRDEDAESPHPHREHINIPKLQLQFGNEDREQTLANNGAIDVHAGSITPNNTWNPESLPDHVDNITTYLRPNGGDSWWFNWNNPHLGRLWVRRALVTAIDWNTVGANGWGDQRSVPLEHDTGMLDAHSESTFSEEFLNSLHSWPKGPDVETANEYMKRAGYTKNGNIWVDPDGNDFQLDVLITSNIEDWIGAGQTIRQELRNFGVDATFTQQDWGTWSNNLDTFNNEGPNFDTSIHWYNQPTRFGYYKSQAAWWDNASLLGGDPNGTGSDRRAVDPGDEFTIKGEVVQAHLPTDAGSIEAPDQAGQQPDLEGVTDYEEVDMAQVVEDIRRPTDSEEELQNLFRTCARYYNYYLPKFAFHQYTYGEWANVRDFDWPGEDDDALDWERSFNITDTVTLGGIAQASYDEEMDR
- a CDS encoding cupredoxin domain-containing protein, whose product is MKRRQFLTTTTVTASAIAMAGCGGGGSSEPQGEVTAEVTLTEDEAFDPLRVHVAEGEAVRWINETGERRTVRANTEVDGSNEWELDLAIEAGETGAHTFQSSGVYSYHDAQDTHFLMCGAVAVGDTSEDDVGSLPCE
- a CDS encoding ABC transporter substrate-binding protein translates to MRDGRGRDGSGSGATTRRQVLASAGALALGGLAGCSADPDDIRHASDVFGHAFPYATESVQLNPWLSGSYPWHFYTMLFEVQSVQRPGGERRLGDVVEDVAIDGATATVTYSDEFSWWNGEPVTARDQWVYERIQSAVSDEDRPAVTLRDEHTLVYGFDRALAEPLVLSHVVGGAVNTPAWLFEQWADRLDGASTAAAREDVVSELHEWRVSLEDAAEKGVGCGPYELVEASMNRLMLERFEDHPRADDVSIPTLWFPVVQSVSLDKFVQQGTLDGGSGLLTGLKGSPADNVDQIARYPTTGGTKLALDWRNAHLGRLAVRRALLAALPLDDVVDVGGFGEATTRQTGMATPAERRWLDEDVLADLREYPVEAETERAAEYMRSAGYTREDGDWYDPDGESVWFRLRTPMWPEWKASGELVDQALTEFGFDVDFSQIPAPRLVTDVDTHNFDVLLWPSDGSPHTLYDVTATGATALGYGVTDPATETSAHGKPVEVTIPAADGDGERTVNLVDLWHRLGGQSDRETTADAVGTFARWWNHALPDIHVATSVSGTWGNTRDFEWVGDEDAYRTAGPENQSAIHAIKHGLVRPGDG